The Halorubrum sp. BV1 genome contains the following window.
TTTCTCGCGTACTGGATGCTCTCGTACGTGCAGACGCAGCTCGGCGACCGCTTCGACATCGAGCCGGGAGCCGACATGCGCGCGGCGATCGAGATCGCGGAGGGGCTCGGCATCGACGTCGCGCTCGTCGACCGCGACATCCAGACGACGATCCAGCGGTTCTGGGCGCGGATGTCGGTCACGGAGAAGCTCCGGATGGTCGGCGGACTGGCGTTTGGCGTCACCGATCCCCGGATCGTGGGGGTCGTCGTTGGGTTGTTCGTCGGGATCGTCGCCGGACCCGTTATCGGGCTGTTCAGCGGGGCACTCGGAATCTCCGACGCGCTGTTGACGAGTGTCACCGGCGGCGTGCTCACCGCCGTCGCGGTCGGCGTCGTCGTCGATCAGGTCGGGAAGATCGAACTCTCACCCGACGGGCGGCTCTACGCGGCGAGCGCGCTCGGGGTCGCGTCCGGTCTCGCGGTCGCCGCGTTCGGGCTCGCGGACGCGTTCGTCGCGGGGTACCTCGGCGGGTTCACCGTGACCGCGATCGGGAGTCTCGGTCTCGGCGTCTCGCTCGGGCTCACGCTCGGCGTCGTGGTGGCGGGAGTGCTCGGACTGCGGGGCGGTGGACACGACCCGGAACGCGGCGGGATCGAGGGGCTCGACGTCGAGGACCTCACCGACGCCGACGTGGTGACCATGATGATGGAGGAGTTCCGCCAGTTCTCGCCGGGCGGGGCGGAAGCGCTCATCGACGAGCGCGACGCGTTCATCGCCCACCGGCTCGTCGCGCTCCGCGACGCCGGCCGCGACGTCGTCGCGGTCGTCGGTGCCGGCCACCGCGCGGGGATCGAAGCGTACCTCGCAGATCCGTCTTCGCTCCCGCCGATGGAAGACCTCGTCGGACGCGAGGGCGGCCGCGGATTCCCCTGGAAGAAGCTGATCGGGTACGCGATCACGGTCGGGTTCGTGGCCTTCTTCGTCCTGCTCGCGCTCGCCGGCGTCGAGAACGCCTTCCTCTTCCGGGTGTTCGGCGCGTGGTTCCTGATAAACGGCGTCTTCGCGTTCGCGTTCGCTAAGATCGCGGGCGCGCGCTGGCTGTCCGCCGGCGTCGGCGGGGCTGTCGCCTGGATGACCTCCATCAACCCGATGCTCGCACCGGGATGGTTCACCGGCTACGTCGAACTCCGGTCGCTAACGGTGAACGTCGGCGACATCGGGACGCTCAACGATCTGCTCTCCGACGAGACGCTCTCGCCGAGCGACCTCGTTTCGGCGATGCTCGACGTCCCACTGTTCCGGCTCATCGTCGTCGTCGCGATGACGAACGTCGGCAGCATCGTCGCGAGCTTCCTCTTCGCCGTGTACGTCATTCCCGCGATGTTCGGCGCGGAAGTCGGCGGCGTCGACGAGGTGAGCCGGCTGATGATCGACGGGGCGAGACGCGGTGCCGAACTGATCGGGAACGCGGTCGCGGGGGGGCGATGAGCACGACGCCGCAGGGCCGTCGGATCGCCGGGCTGTACTTCAGCGGAACCGAGCTTCGCGACCTGCTCGTGGCGTGGCTCGCGCTCGGCGTCGCGTTCATGTTCTTCTTCGTCGGCGGATCGGCGGGGATCGGTCGGATCGTGGCGGCCGGAGTGATCCCACCGCTCGCGGTCGCGCTCTCGACCGCGGGGATCGCCTTCCTCCTCCACGAGCTCGCACACAAGGTCGTCGCGGTTCGCTACGACCAAGTAGCCGAGTTCCGCGCCGACACGAGCATGCTGTTTCTCGCCGTGATGAGCTCGCTCTTGGGGTTCATTTTCGCCGCGCCCGGTGCGGTCCACCACCGGGGACGGCTGACGCCCCGAGAGCACGGTCACATCGCGCTCGCGGGGCCGGTCGTGAATCTCGTTCTGGCGGTCGTCTTCCTTCCGGTGATGGTCGCCGGAGGTCTCGTCGGGAGTCCGATCCTCTCGCTCGTCGGCGCGCGCGG
Protein-coding sequences here:
- a CDS encoding TraB/GumN family protein; the encoded protein is MTETPGDDEDRSASPMANAPATDASPNSPSDPAADPSPGTTPDSSGESAGSVTVVGTAHISEHSVDEVEETIEQERPDVVAVELDEGRYRQMQGETPDDLNAGDLLKGNTVFQFLAYWMLSYVQTQLGDRFDIEPGADMRAAIEIAEGLGIDVALVDRDIQTTIQRFWARMSVTEKLRMVGGLAFGVTDPRIVGVVVGLFVGIVAGPVIGLFSGALGISDALLTSVTGGVLTAVAVGVVVDQVGKIELSPDGRLYAASALGVASGLAVAAFGLADAFVAGYLGGFTVTAIGSLGLGVSLGLTLGVVVAGVLGLRGGGHDPERGGIEGLDVEDLTDADVVTMMMEEFRQFSPGGAEALIDERDAFIAHRLVALRDAGRDVVAVVGAGHRAGIEAYLADPSSLPPMEDLVGREGGRGFPWKKLIGYAITVGFVAFFVLLALAGVENAFLFRVFGAWFLINGVFAFAFAKIAGARWLSAGVGGAVAWMTSINPMLAPGWFTGYVELRSLTVNVGDIGTLNDLLSDETLSPSDLVSAMLDVPLFRLIVVVAMTNVGSIVASFLFAVYVIPAMFGAEVGGVDEVSRLMIDGARRGAELIGNAVAGGR
- a CDS encoding metalloprotease; translation: MSTTPQGRRIAGLYFSGTELRDLLVAWLALGVAFMFFFVGGSAGIGRIVAAGVIPPLAVALSTAGIAFLLHELAHKVVAVRYDQVAEFRADTSMLFLAVMSSLLGFIFAAPGAVHHRGRLTPREHGHIALAGPVVNLVLAVVFLPVMVAGGLVGSPILSLVGARGVAINVFLAAFNLIPYGPLDGKTVMGWSTPVWAVAFVPSVLLAVGLVVVGGLGFGGPF